The genomic interval CGGAACCGGCTGTTGCTGGAACTGGGCCGGCAGGCCGAGCGCCAGGGTGAGCGCGAACTGGCGGTGGCGGCGTTTGCGGCCAGCGGCCACCGCGAGGCCCGGCTGAAACAGCTGCGGCTGCTGGAGCGATTGAAACGCTTTGACGAAGCCTGGGCCATTGCCATCGCTTGGCAGCAACAGGCCCTCAGTGATGCCGAAGCCCAGGGCCTGGCGCGGATCCTGAAGCGGCTGGCTGCCAAGCTGGCCCAGCCCTCTCCCCTGAGTTCCGGCTCTCCCCAGCTGCGGGAGTGGTCGGTGGATTTGCCCAGGCCGACAACCGGCTCGGTGGAGTTCTCGGTGCTGCAACATTTATGGCAGGACCAGGCACCGGTGTTCTATGTCGAGAACACCCTGATTACCGGCCTGTTCGGCCTGCTGTGCTGGGACACCATCTTTGAGCCCCTGCCCGGCGCCTTTTTCCATCCGTTTCACGTCGGCCCCGCGGACCTGACCCGGGAGGATTTTGTCGAGCGTCGGCAGGCGTCGTTCGATCGCTGTTTTGCCGCACTGGGGGATGGCAGCTACCAGCGCCGTATTCTCGACAGCTACGACGCCAAGTACGGCATCGCCAATCCGTTCGTGGTTTGGCCGGTGCTCACGCTGGACTTGCTGGATCTGGCCCTGGCCTGTATTCCGGCCGCGGATCTGGAGCAGCTGTTCCGGCGCCTGTTGCTGAACATCCGCGAGCACCGCAGTGGCTTTCCGGACCTGATCCAGTTCCACCCGGAGGCGCCGGTGTCTGCGCCGCGCTACCAGATGATCGAGGTGAAAGGCCCGGGTGACCGGTTACAGGACCACCAGATTCGCTGGCTGGCCTTCTTTGCCGACCAGGGCATTTCCGCCAGTGTCTGTTACGTGCGCTGGCACTCCGACGGAGCCTCGACGTGAAAGTTGCGGTCAGGACCCTGTGTGAATTCGCCGCCCGGGAGGGCGACCTGGATTTTCGCTACACCCCGGCGCCCAGTTCCGAGGAGGGCATTGCCGGCCATCAGGCGATCCAGTCCCGGCGTGGTTATGGCTATAAAAGTGAGTATTTACTGACCGGAGAGTGCTTGGGCTTAAAGCTTTCGGGTCGGGCCGATGGCTACCATCCACACCAGAGCCGGCTGGAGGAAATCAAGACTCACCGGGGCGACCTGTCCCGGGTCCGGGAGCACCAGCGAGCCCTGCATCGGGCCCAGTTGCGGGCTTACGGGGCGCTGCTGTGCCAGCAGGAAAAGCTTAAAAAACTGGAGTTGGTACTGGTGTATTACGACACCGGCCGGGACAAGGAAACTCCGATTTCAGAAACGGCCAGCGCCGAGCAGCTGTGGCAGGATCTGGAAGCTTTGTGTACCAAATACCGGGCCTGGGCCGAGTGGGAGGCGGATCACCGTGAGCGTCGGGATGCTCGCCTGCGAGCGCTGCAGTTCCCGTTTGCCGACTTTCGGCCCCGACAGCGTCAGCTGGCGGAAACCGTGTACCGCAACACCCTGAACGCCGGTACCCTGCTGCTGGAGGCCCCCACGGGCCTCGGCAAGACCCTGGGCACGCTGTTTCCGGCCCTGATGGCCATGCCCGCCGCCAACCAGGATCGGCTGTTCTATCTGACCTGTCGCAACACCACCCGGCAACTGGCGGTGGATGCCATCGAACGCCTGCGGGCGGCCCAGCCCGAACCCGCCGATTGGCCGCTACGGACGCTGGAGTTGGTGGCCAAGGACGACGCCTGCGAACACCCGGATAAAGCCTGCCACGGTGAGTCCTGCCCACTGGCAAAAGGCTTCTTCGACCGCTTGCCCGATGCCCGCGCCGAGGCAGTGCAGGCCGGTACTACCCTGACCCGGGACCGGCTGGCCGAGATTGCGGCCGGACACGAGCTGTGTCCGTATTTCCTGGCTCAGGAGATGGCGCGCTGGAGCGATGTGGTGGTGGCCGATGTAAACCGGATGTTCGACCAGTCTGCCCTGCTCCACGGGCTGATCCGGCAGAACCAGTGGACTGCGTCGGTGCTGGTGGACGAAGCCCACAATCTGGTGGATCGCGGCCGGGGCATGTACTCGGTGCGCCTGGATCAGCAGCGTCTTCTGCGGCTGAAGAAAACCGCCCCGAAAGTCCTGAAACCACACCTGGATCGCACCGCCCGGGCCTGGCAAGGGGTAATCCGGGACCATGGCGCCGCCGGTGATGCCGCCGTCTTTCTTCCGCAGTTGCCGTCGGCACTGACCGGCAGCCTGCTCGGGCTGGTGTCGGCGCTGACCGATTTCCTGGCCGACAACCCGCCCGATCTGGCGTTGCAGGAGCTGCTGTTCGAATCGGTGGCATTCATGAAGCTGGCGGATTCCTTCGGTGATCATTCCCTGTGCGAGTTCCGGCGCGAGGGCCGGGGCCGGGCGCGGCTGACGATTCAGAACCTGGTGCCGGCGGACTTTCTGCGCGAGCGGTTTGCCGCCGCCAGCTCGGTGCTGCTGTTCTCCGCAACCCTCAGCCCGGGGATTTATCACCGGGATCTACTGGGTCTGCCCGAGGACAGCCGCTTTACCTCGTTGCCCAGTCCTTTCACTGCCGACCAGTTGCAGGTTCACTTTACGCCCCGGATCAGTACCCGTCAGGCCCATCGCCAGGCCTCAGCCCAGCCTATTGCCGAGCTGATTGCCCGCCAGTACCAGGCGCGTCCGGGCCACTATCTGGCGTTTTTCAGCAGCTTCAAGTATCTGAACGAGGTGGCGGATGTGCTGGCCCGGCAGGCCCCGGAGGTGCCCCAGCGCTCGCAACAGCCGGCCATGAGCCCGCAGCAACGGCGGGACTTTCTTGAGGGCTTCCAGCACGAATCCGGGAGCGTGGCGTTTGCGGTGCTCGGTGGGGTGTTCAGCGAAGGCATTGATCTGCCCGGCGACCAGCTGATCGGGGCGTTTGTCGCTACCCTGGGCCTGCCGCCCTTCGACGCCTGGCATGAATTACTCAAGGACCGTCTGCAACGACGTTTCGGCGCCGGCTACGACTACACCTATCTGATCCCGGGCTTGCAGAAAGTGGCCCAGGCCGCCGGTCGGGTGATCCGCACGCCCGAAGACGAGGGCGTGATCTGGCTAATCGACGACCGTTTTCTCAAGCCACCGGTGCGGGCCCTGCTCCCGGGCTGGTGGTTTGAGACGCCGGTTGAGCCCGGGCCGGACGGTGCTTCAGGGTCCGGTTGATGGTGACCGGCTGAACCGGTGCTTGTGGCCCGGCGATGGCGGCCAGGGCCTGATCAAGGGCGGCAGCGGCAATGGCTTCATGATTCTGGGGCAGCGAGTGCACCGGCACCGGCAGGAAATCCAGCAGCCGGTCGTCGCCAAAGGTCGCCAGTTTCAGTGCCGGGGTCAGGCCGCCGGGCTGTTCCAAAAGGACATCCAGTGCCCCTTGCAACAAGGTGTAGGAGGCGGTGACCAGCGCCTCCGGCAGCGCCCGGTAGCAGAGCAGGTCCCGCATCAGGGCGGCGCCGGTCTGCCGGTCGTAGCGGGCGCCGCTGCGTACCTCGGTGGCCCAGCCCAACTGCCGGGCCGCTGCTTCAAAGCCGGACCGGCGTTCCCGGGTCATGGCCAGGTCCGGTACCGCGTCAAACCAGGCTACGGTGCCGGTGCCTTCAGTCAGCACCGAGCGGGTCAGACTGTTGGCGGCGCTCTGGTTATCACTGACCACGCAGCGAATCAGTTCCGGCGACTGCGCCCGGTCCACCGCGATAACCGGCAGGCCATCGGCCTGTAAGTCGGGGTAGAAAGGGTCGTGTTCCGGCAGCGCGCTGGCCACGATCAGGGCGTCACAACGCCGTGCTTTCAGGGCCTGAGCCAGGGCTTTTTCGGTCTCGGGGTTGTCGTCGGAGCCGGCAATCAGCAACTGGTAGCCGCGGGCACGGGCGCCCTGTTCCAGCAGCTTGGCCAGCCGGGCGTAACTGGTGTTCTCCAGGTCCGGCAGGATAAAGCCCAGGGTTTTGCTGGCACCGCCGCGCAGGGCCGCCGCCTGGGTGTCGACCTGAAACCGGTGCTCCCGGGCGATCGCCAGAACCTTGTCGATGGTGTCGGGCTTGATGCGCCGGGCCACGCCCTGACCATTCATGACATAACTGGCGGTGGTTCTGGATACACCGGCAAGTCGGGCGAGTTCGGCGAGTGTCATGGTGGTTCCCTGTTACGCGGTTGCTTGATTTCTGATCATATCTGATACATCATCGATTCTATGTCTGCTGACACGATTCAGCAACCCCAAACATACGCTCACCACAACAACAAAGCGAGGCAACTTCGATGCTGACGCTGACCGCCAACGATGTTCGACTCGGCGCTACCGCCGTCGACTGGCAGGACGCCCTGACGCAGGCTGGCCGGGACCTGGAAGCCGCTGGTCGCACCTCCTCCGATTACCTGAACGGTATGATGGCCCGGGAACAGCAGTCGTCCACGGTACTGGGCAACGGCATTGCTATTCCCCACGGCACTCCGGACAGCCGCACTGCGGTGCAAAATACCGGCATCCGCCTGCTGCAGTTTCCCGAAGGCGTGACCTGGCACGACGGTGCCCGGGTTTATGTGCTGGTGGCGATTGCCGCCCAGTCCGACGAGCACCTGGATATTCTCCGCCACCTGACCCGGGTATTGGATACTCCGGGGCTGGCTGACAAGCTGGCGCGTACCGGCGATGCGGCAGAGCTGGTGGCCTTGTTGAGCAAGCCGCCGGTGCTGGCGAAATGCGACCGGGACAGCCTGTGCCTGGGGCTTGAAGCCACCACCGCTACCGAACTGGCGCTGATTGCCGCCGCCCGCCTGCAGAGTCTGCACTGTGTCGACACAGACTTTCTCGCCGAAATTATCGGTCAGCCTCCGGTGGCATTGGGCCAGGGCCTGTGGCTGGTGCATCACAGCCGGGGCGCCCGTCGTCCGGCGTTGTCACTGGCGACGCCGAAACGCCCGGGGCCTGAGCTCCAGGGCGTGTTTTGCCTGGCCGGACCGGGCGATGAGTGTCATGAGCTGCTGGCACGACTGGACCAATTCCTGGCTGCCGGTGAGCCGATCGAAGGTCTGGGAGCCGAGGCTCTGCTGGCCCGGCTTTCTGGTGAAGCGGCCGATGCCGTCACCGCCAGTGTCACTCTGCTGAACAGTCACGGCCTGCACGCCCGCCCGGCCAAGCAGCTGGTGCAGGAGGCGCGTCGACACAACGCCAGTATCCGGGTGCGACTGCGGGAGGGCGACGGCGGTGCCGTCTCCGCTACCAGTCTGACCCGGATCATTGGCCTGGGTGCGCGCCGGGGCCAGACCCTGATCCTGTCCGCCACCGGCGAAGATGCCCAGGCGGCGGTGACCGCCCTCACCAACGCCATCACTGACGGCCTGGGTGAGGCGGTATCGCCGTTGCGTGCCGAATCATCAGCGGTGGCCCAAAACCAGAATCAGATCGAACCGGAGCCTTTGCCGGACGACCAGCCGCTGAAAGCGGTAGCGGCATCGCCGGGTCTGGCGTTGGCGCCGATTTTTGTACTGCGCCAGCCAACACTGACCTACCCGGACACTGCGGCCGACAGCGAAACCGAGATCATGCGACTGAACCGAGCCTTCGATGCTGCCGACAGTCAGCTGCGCACCCTGATTCGCCAAGCCGAGGGCGGTGAAGCAGCGCCGATCCTGTCGGTGCATGTGGAAATGCTGCAGGACGAAGATCTCTACCAGGCCGCCCTGGAAGCGATCAACGAAGGTGCGTCTGCCGAAGCTGGCTGGTGGCAGGCTATCGATACTGCCGCCAAGGGCCAGGAGGCGCTGGCGGATCGGCTGCTGGCTGAGCGTGCCGCGGACCTGCGCGACGTCGGTCGGCGTGTACTGGCCAACCTCTGTGGCGTGGAGATGCCAAAGCCGCCAGAGCACCCGTATGTGTTGGTGGCCGATGACCTGGGGCCGTCCGATGTTGCCCGGCTGGATACCACTCGAGTGCGGGCGCTGGTGACCGCCCGCGGTGGCGCTACCTCCCACAGCGCCATTCTGGCCCGGGCGCTGGGACTGCCCGCGGTAGTGGGTGCTGGTGAAGCGGTGTTGAAGCTGATTGATGGTGCCGAGCTGGTGGTCGACGGTGAGCGTGGCTCGCTGGTGCCGAACCCGGGCGATGAGCGCCGCGCCCAGGTTGCCCGTCGGCTTGAGCAGTTGGCAGCCCTGCAGGCTGAAGCGCACGACAACCGACACCAGCCGGCCATCACACGCGACGGTCACCGGGTGGAAGTCTGCGCCAATCTGGGCAATACCGCGCACGCACCCGATGCGGTGTCGCGCGGTGCCGAGGGCATTGGATTACTGCGTACCGAATTCGTGTTCATGGCCCATCCGGAAGCGCCGGACCTGGAGACCCAGGTTGCTGAATATCGCCACGCCTTCGACGCGCTCAACGGTCTGCCGCTGGTGGCCCGGACGCTGGATGTCGGTGGCGACAAGCCGCTGGATTACTGGCCGTTGCCCCAGGAAGACAATCCCTTCCTGGGCATGCGTGGCATCCGGTTGTCCCTGACCCGGCCCGAGATCCTGGAAACCCAGGTCCGCGCCCTGCTGACCGCCGCCGGCGACCGGCCCCTGCGGATTATGTTTCCGATGGTCAAGGATCTGGAAGAGTTCCGCGCCGCCAAGCAGATCGTGCAGCGGGTGCAGGCCGAGGTCACCAGCGCCGACGTGCAGATTGGCGTGATGATCGAAGTACCCTCCTGTGCCCTGCTGGCGCCGACCCTGGCCCCGGAAGTGGACTTTTTCTCCATCGGCACCAATGACCTGACCCAGTACACCCTGGCCATTGATCGTGGCCATGGCCAGCTCTCGGCCGATTCCGATGCCCTGCATCCGGCCGTGCTGCGGCTGATTCAGATGACCGTGCAAGCGGCTCACGCCCATGGCCGCTGGGTTGGGGTCTGTGGCGAGTTGGCCTCCGATCCCCAGGCGATTCCGGTGCTCGTTGGTCTGGAGGTGGACGAACTGTCTGTCACCAGCCGGCGGGTACCCCTGGTCAAGGCCTGTATCCGTGATTTCACCCTGGATGCGGCCCGGGAGCGGGCCGAGCTGGCCTTGTCCAAGGCCACGGCGGTTGAGGTACGCGATGCCCTGGAGTCGTTCTGATGGCGAGCATCCTGACCATTACCCTGAACCCGGCACTGGATCTCAATGCCGAGCTGGATGCCCTTGCGCCCGGCCAGGTCAATCGCACCACAGCTACCCGGCTGGAGCCGGCGGGTAAGGGTATCAACGTGGCCCGGGTGCTTGCTGGCCTTGGCCACCGGGTGACCGTGTCCGGACTGCTGGGTGAGGCTAATGCGGCGCCGTTCGAGCGACTGTTTGCTGATGAAGGCCTAACCGACCGGTTTGTGCGGGTTCCCGGGCAAAACCGGGTCAACATCAAGCTGGCAGAACAGGACGGCCGGGTCACCGACATCAACAGCGCTGGTTTCGAGACTTCCAGCGATGCCCTGAGTCGTCTGCTGGAACAACTCACACCATTGCTAGCCGAGCATGACGCCATCGTGATCGGTGGCAGTCTGCCGGCGAGTCTGCCCCCGGCGGCGGTCGCCGATCTGGTGGCCATGGTCCGGGCTGTGGATAAACCGGTGTGGCTGGATACCAGCGGTGACGCCCTCACCTGCGGTTTGCAGGCGACTCCATTCGGCATCAAGCCGAATATCGAGGAACTGTCGACCTGGGCCGGGCGCCCGCTGGTGTCCCGTCAACAGGTAGCTGACGTAGCCACCGCGTTGCAGGCCCAGGGCCTGGCTCATGTCGTGGTGTCCCTGGGCGCCGACGGTGTGCTTTGGTTCGGTCCCGATGGCAGCCACCAGTCCGAGCCCCCGCCGGTGACGGCGCGCAGTACCGTCTGTGCCGGCGATACCCTGCTGGCTGGCCTGTTGCACGGCTTGCTGAAGACTGAACAACCAGAACCTGCGGTGGCCCAGTTGCGGTTTGCCACGGCGCTGTCTGCCGAATGCGTGCGCCATGCCGGGGTCGGCAATCCGGCCGCGTCGGATTTTCATTCACTTGTCGAACAAACCCGGGTTACCCCCTGGCCTGGGGATAACAACAATGGGGAGGTGCCGTTATGAACCTGATTATTGTAAGTTCCTGTCCCCAGGGTATTGCTACCAGTTTTCTCGCCGCCCGGGCGCTTGAACGGGTTGCTCTGGAGAGGGGTTGGAAGGTGACCACGGACATGCGTGGCCGGGACGGCCAGCAGCCGACAGCCATTGGCGAGGCCGACATTGCCGCCGCCGACCTGGTGATCGCGGCCCTGGGTACCCCCGTCGCGCTTGATGCGTACACCGGCAAGGCCGTGTACCAATTGCCCGTGACCGAGGCACTGGCGGCGCCAGCGGCGGTTCTGGAGACCGCCGTGCAGCAGGCCCGGCCCTGGGCGCCCAGCGAGACGCAAGAGGTTGCCGACGCGCCAGTCGTGTCGGCCAATGCTGCCGCCCGACAGATTGTCGCTGTGACCGCCTGCCCGACCGGTGTCGCGCATACCTTCATGGCGGCAGAAGCCCTGACCGCGGCGGCTGAGGCGGCCGGGCACCGAATCCGGGTTGAAACCCAGGGCTCGGTGGGTGCCCAGGATCCACTGACCGAGGCTGAAATTGCCGCTGCGGATGTGGTCATCCTGGCCTGCGATATCGAAGTGAATCCAGAGCGCTTCGCTGGTAAGCGAGTGTGGCGGACTTCCACCGGTGCGGCGCTGAAAAAACCGGCCGATACGGTACAGGCGGCCCTGGCCGAGGCCCAGGTGCTGGACACCGGCACGCCTCAGGCTAGCTCATCAGCGGGTGGCGAGTCCCGTGGCCCATACAAGCACCTGCTCACCGGGGTGTCGTTCATGTTGCCGATGGTGGTGGCCGGTGGTTTGCTGATTGCGCTGTCGTTTGTGTTCGGGATCGAGGCCTTTCAGGAACAGGGCACCCTCCCGGCGGCTTTGATGCAGATTGGCGGCGGCACGGCCTTCAAGCTGATGATTCCGCTGCTGGCCGGTTACATTGCCTGGTCCATTGCCGACCGTCCGGGCCTGGCCCCGGGCATGATTGGCGGTTATCTGGCCGGCGAACTGGGCGCCGGGTTTCTTGGCGGTATCGTCGCCGGCTTCCTGGCCGGCTATGTGGCCCGCTTTATCAGTCGAAGACTGCCGCTGCCGGAGAGTGTCGAATCGCTGAAGCCGATCCTGATTATTCCCCTGGTGGCTAGCCTGGTGACCGGGCTGGGCATGATTTACGTACTGGGCGAGCCGATGGCGGCGATCATGGATGCACTCACCGGCTTCCTGGAGAGCATGGGCACCACCAACGCCATTCTGCTGGGCGGAATCCTGGGTGCGATGATGTGTTTCGATCTGGGTGGTCCGGTGAACAAGGCGGCCTACACCTTTGGCGTTGGGTTGCTGTCGGAAGGCAGTGGCGGTTCCGCGCCGATGGCAGCAATCATGGCAGCCGGAATGGTGCCGGCCATTGGCATGGGCGTGGCGTCGTTTGTGGCCCGTCGCAAGTTCGCCGAGGCCGAGCGCCAGGCTGGCCGCGCGTCTTTTGTACTGGGGCTGTGTTTCATCTCGGAAGGCGCAATTCCGTTCATGGCCAAGGACCCGTTGCGGGTAATTCCGGTCTGCATGTTGGGCGGGGCAATCACTGGCGCCCTGTCGATGCTGTTCACCGTAAAATTGATGGCGCCCCACGGTGGCCTGTTCGTGCTGGCGATTCCCAATGCCGTCAGCGTGGTTTTGCCCTACCTGATCGCCATTACCATCGGATCGCTGGTGATTGGTCTGGGCTATGCGCTGCTCAAGGGTGGCAAGGCGGAAGTGGCAGCCACTGCCGCCTGATTACAGACGTCATCATGAAAAAAGGCCCTCAAGTGAGGGCCTTTTTTATTAACCGAAGTGGAAAAACGCGAGCTTGTTGCCATCCGGGTCTTTCACGTAGGCACCGTAGAACTGGTTCGGAATTCTCTGGCCGGGTTCGCCATCGCAGGTGGCGCCCAGCTCCAGGGCCTTGCGGTAATGGGCATCGACGGCCTCTTTCGAGCCAGGCTGCAGCGCAACCATGTTGCCATTGCCTGGGTGGTTGGGTTCCTTGTTGAACGGCTCACACACCGCAAGCATGGGTGTGCCCATGTTTTTGCCAATGAAGGCCAGGCGCCCTATATCCAGCAGGACTTTCGCGTCCATGTCTGCCAGCAGTTTGGTGTAAAAATCCTTGGCCTTGTTGAGGTCGCTGACACCAATGGTGACGTAACCGATCATAGTCTGTGCTCCAAACGAAGGGGTCAGGCGCTGAACCTGGCCGTCATGCTAATCGGGCCTCGTGCCAGCGCGTAAGAGACGTGGCTGTTCCGTTTACCGGCTGTCGATCAGGACACGATTCCGGCCGGCGTGTTTGGCAGCATACAGGGACTGATCGCACGCCGATAGCAAATGGCTGACAGAGCCGCTGTGCTCGGACCAGCCGGCGACACCGGCGCTGAGAGTGACACTGAAGGCGTCACCGTTGTCACTGGTGAAGATCTTCTCTGCCAGATCGCTGCGCAAGGATTCCATCATGTGGCGGGCGTCGTTCAGATTGGTCTGTGGCATCAGCACAATGAACTCTTCACCTCCGGTGCGGGCGACAATATCGGCGCGCCGTGTCCGCTGGCGGAGCAGTTCGGCAATGCCCTGCAAGACCCGGTCGCCGGTGGGATGGCCCCAACGATCATTAACCGTTTTGAAGTAGTCGATATCCAGTGACGCGACTGAGAAGGTGGCACCATAGCGTTCGGTCTCGGCGGCGCACTCATCCA from Marinobacter sp. LA51 carries:
- a CDS encoding VRR-NUC domain-containing protein, coding for MASPRHSYRKPGTADLENPLYYLENMETVVAWVRDHHADLLTDAEQSRLTGFLTLSMPARALLTRLVMRTGEHFRTDKLNYPELAVAESVALEPLIAHDWLDAEPLLELEQLFRLYTLPELRLVFAGELEALGLPKSLAKARMLESLHPRFPDPRPISDWLSQSAAPVVRLKQMALFDRIRLMFFGNLRQSWSDFVLVELGHQRYEPVPFTPDSRAFAQRAEVDCYLVMHQCRQWLDEGVPAAEVWPEVPGELSNPWLTSRRNRLLLELGRQAERQGERELAVAAFAASGHREARLKQLRLLERLKRFDEAWAIAIAWQQQALSDAEAQGLARILKRLAAKLAQPSPLSSGSPQLREWSVDLPRPTTGSVEFSVLQHLWQDQAPVFYVENTLITGLFGLLCWDTIFEPLPGAFFHPFHVGPADLTREDFVERRQASFDRCFAALGDGSYQRRILDSYDAKYGIANPFVVWPVLTLDLLDLALACIPAADLEQLFRRLLLNIREHRSGFPDLIQFHPEAPVSAPRYQMIEVKGPGDRLQDHQIRWLAFFADQGISASVCYVRWHSDGAST
- the ptsP gene encoding phosphoenolpyruvate--protein phosphotransferase: MLTLTANDVRLGATAVDWQDALTQAGRDLEAAGRTSSDYLNGMMAREQQSSTVLGNGIAIPHGTPDSRTAVQNTGIRLLQFPEGVTWHDGARVYVLVAIAAQSDEHLDILRHLTRVLDTPGLADKLARTGDAAELVALLSKPPVLAKCDRDSLCLGLEATTATELALIAAARLQSLHCVDTDFLAEIIGQPPVALGQGLWLVHHSRGARRPALSLATPKRPGPELQGVFCLAGPGDECHELLARLDQFLAAGEPIEGLGAEALLARLSGEAADAVTASVTLLNSHGLHARPAKQLVQEARRHNASIRVRLREGDGGAVSATSLTRIIGLGARRGQTLILSATGEDAQAAVTALTNAITDGLGEAVSPLRAESSAVAQNQNQIEPEPLPDDQPLKAVAASPGLALAPIFVLRQPTLTYPDTAADSETEIMRLNRAFDAADSQLRTLIRQAEGGEAAPILSVHVEMLQDEDLYQAALEAINEGASAEAGWWQAIDTAAKGQEALADRLLAERAADLRDVGRRVLANLCGVEMPKPPEHPYVLVADDLGPSDVARLDTTRVRALVTARGGATSHSAILARALGLPAVVGAGEAVLKLIDGAELVVDGERGSLVPNPGDERRAQVARRLEQLAALQAEAHDNRHQPAITRDGHRVEVCANLGNTAHAPDAVSRGAEGIGLLRTEFVFMAHPEAPDLETQVAEYRHAFDALNGLPLVARTLDVGGDKPLDYWPLPQEDNPFLGMRGIRLSLTRPEILETQVRALLTAAGDRPLRIMFPMVKDLEEFRAAKQIVQRVQAEVTSADVQIGVMIEVPSCALLAPTLAPEVDFFSIGTNDLTQYTLAIDRGHGQLSADSDALHPAVLRLIQMTVQAAHAHGRWVGVCGELASDPQAIPVLVGLEVDELSVTSRRVPLVKACIRDFTLDAARERAELALSKATAVEVRDALESF
- a CDS encoding VOC family protein gives rise to the protein MIGYVTIGVSDLNKAKDFYTKLLADMDAKVLLDIGRLAFIGKNMGTPMLAVCEPFNKEPNHPGNGNMVALQPGSKEAVDAHYRKALELGATCDGEPGQRIPNQFYGAYVKDPDGNKLAFFHFG
- the cra gene encoding catabolite repressor/activator yields the protein MTLAELARLAGVSRTTASYVMNGQGVARRIKPDTIDKVLAIAREHRFQVDTQAAALRGGASKTLGFILPDLENTSYARLAKLLEQGARARGYQLLIAGSDDNPETEKALAQALKARRCDALIVASALPEHDPFYPDLQADGLPVIAVDRAQSPELIRCVVSDNQSAANSLTRSVLTEGTGTVAWFDAVPDLAMTRERRSGFEAAARQLGWATEVRSGARYDRQTGAALMRDLLCYRALPEALVTASYTLLQGALDVLLEQPGGLTPALKLATFGDDRLLDFLPVPVHSLPQNHEAIAAAALDQALAAIAGPQAPVQPVTINRTLKHRPARAQPASQTTSPGAGPAPVA
- a CDS encoding ATP-dependent DNA helicase codes for the protein MKVAVRTLCEFAAREGDLDFRYTPAPSSEEGIAGHQAIQSRRGYGYKSEYLLTGECLGLKLSGRADGYHPHQSRLEEIKTHRGDLSRVREHQRALHRAQLRAYGALLCQQEKLKKLELVLVYYDTGRDKETPISETASAEQLWQDLEALCTKYRAWAEWEADHRERRDARLRALQFPFADFRPRQRQLAETVYRNTLNAGTLLLEAPTGLGKTLGTLFPALMAMPAANQDRLFYLTCRNTTRQLAVDAIERLRAAQPEPADWPLRTLELVAKDDACEHPDKACHGESCPLAKGFFDRLPDARAEAVQAGTTLTRDRLAEIAAGHELCPYFLAQEMARWSDVVVADVNRMFDQSALLHGLIRQNQWTASVLVDEAHNLVDRGRGMYSVRLDQQRLLRLKKTAPKVLKPHLDRTARAWQGVIRDHGAAGDAAVFLPQLPSALTGSLLGLVSALTDFLADNPPDLALQELLFESVAFMKLADSFGDHSLCEFRREGRGRARLTIQNLVPADFLRERFAAASSVLLFSATLSPGIYHRDLLGLPEDSRFTSLPSPFTADQLQVHFTPRISTRQAHRQASAQPIAELIARQYQARPGHYLAFFSSFKYLNEVADVLARQAPEVPQRSQQPAMSPQQRRDFLEGFQHESGSVAFAVLGGVFSEGIDLPGDQLIGAFVATLGLPPFDAWHELLKDRLQRRFGAGYDYTYLIPGLQKVAQAAGRVIRTPEDEGVIWLIDDRFLKPPVRALLPGWWFETPVEPGPDGASGSG
- a CDS encoding PTS fructose-like transporter subunit IIB, with protein sequence MNLIIVSSCPQGIATSFLAARALERVALERGWKVTTDMRGRDGQQPTAIGEADIAAADLVIAALGTPVALDAYTGKAVYQLPVTEALAAPAAVLETAVQQARPWAPSETQEVADAPVVSANAAARQIVAVTACPTGVAHTFMAAEALTAAAEAAGHRIRVETQGSVGAQDPLTEAEIAAADVVILACDIEVNPERFAGKRVWRTSTGAALKKPADTVQAALAEAQVLDTGTPQASSSAGGESRGPYKHLLTGVSFMLPMVVAGGLLIALSFVFGIEAFQEQGTLPAALMQIGGGTAFKLMIPLLAGYIAWSIADRPGLAPGMIGGYLAGELGAGFLGGIVAGFLAGYVARFISRRLPLPESVESLKPILIIPLVASLVTGLGMIYVLGEPMAAIMDALTGFLESMGTTNAILLGGILGAMMCFDLGGPVNKAAYTFGVGLLSEGSGGSAPMAAIMAAGMVPAIGMGVASFVARRKFAEAERQAGRASFVLGLCFISEGAIPFMAKDPLRVIPVCMLGGAITGALSMLFTVKLMAPHGGLFVLAIPNAVSVVLPYLIAITIGSLVIGLGYALLKGGKAEVAATAA
- the pfkB gene encoding 1-phosphofructokinase, whose translation is MASILTITLNPALDLNAELDALAPGQVNRTTATRLEPAGKGINVARVLAGLGHRVTVSGLLGEANAAPFERLFADEGLTDRFVRVPGQNRVNIKLAEQDGRVTDINSAGFETSSDALSRLLEQLTPLLAEHDAIVIGGSLPASLPPAAVADLVAMVRAVDKPVWLDTSGDALTCGLQATPFGIKPNIEELSTWAGRPLVSRQQVADVATALQAQGLAHVVVSLGADGVLWFGPDGSHQSEPPPVTARSTVCAGDTLLAGLLHGLLKTEQPEPAVAQLRFATALSAECVRHAGVGNPAASDFHSLVEQTRVTPWPGDNNNGEVPL